Proteins from one Mastacembelus armatus chromosome 16, fMasArm1.2, whole genome shotgun sequence genomic window:
- the prpf31 gene encoding U4/U6 small nuclear ribonucleoprotein Prp31 gives MSLADELLADLEEAGDEGEDGLYPEGEEGDSDGEPAQGMTEGVLEAIPEEMEVDYSKTESVTSIAKLRNSKQFAEIMDKISGYIGKQRKNSDVSGPVEADPEYRLIVAANNLTVEIDNELNIIHKFTRDKYSKRFPELESLVPDALDYIRTVKELGNNLEKSKNNETLQQILTNATIMVVSVTASTTQGSLLTEDELKQLEEACDMALELNQSKHRIYEYVESRMSFIAPNLSIIVGASTAAKIMGIAGGLTNLSKMPACNLMLLGAQRRTLSGFSSTSLLPHTGFIYHCDVVQSLPPDLRRKAARLVAAKCTLAARVDSFHESSDGKVGYDLKEEIERKFDKWQEPPPVKQVKPLPAPLDGQRKKRGGRRYRKMKERLGLTEIRKHANRMTFAEIEDDAYQEDLGFSLGQLGKSGSGRVRQAQVNEATKARISKSLQRTLQKQSMTYGGKSTVRDRSSGTSSSVAFTPLQGLEIVNPQAAEKKVAEANQKYFSNMAEFLKVKKEAKM, from the exons ATGTCTCTGGCGGATGAGCTACTGGCTGACCTGGAGGAGGCTGGAGATGAGGGAGAAGACGGGCTGTACccagaaggagaggagggggacAGCGATGGAGAGCCAGCCCAGGGAATGACTGAGGGAGTTCTGGAAGCCATCCCAGAGGAGATGGAGGTGGACTACAGTAAAACTGAGAGCGTTACATCTATTGCAAAGCTCCGCAACAGCAAACAA tttgcGGAGATAATGGACAAAATTTCAGGATATATTGGAAAACAGCGCAAGAACTCAGACG tCTCGGGCCCAGTGGAAGCAGACCCAGAATACAGACTGATCGTAGCAGCCAATAATCTCACAGTAGAGATCGACAACGAGCTCA ATATAATTCATAAGTTTACCAGGGACAAATACTCCAAAAGGTTTCCAGAGCTTGAGTCTCTGGTACCAGATGCTCTAGATTACATCCGTACAGTCAAG GAACTGGGAAACAATTTGGAGAAATCTAAGAACAACGAAACTCTGCAGCAGATCCTCACCAACGCCACCATTATGGTTGTCAGCGTCACAGCCTCAACCACACAGGG GTCACTACTAACTGAGGATGAACTGAAGCAGCTAGAGGAGGCGTGTGACATGGCCCTGGAGCTGAACCAGTCTAAACACAGGATATATGAATATGTAGAGTCCAGAATGTCATTCATTGCCCCAAATCTGTCCATCATTGTCGGTGCATCAACAGCTGCAAAGATCATGG gtaTTGCTGGTGGCCTCACTAATCTCTCAAAGATGCCAGCCTGCAATCTGATGCTGCTGGGAGCTCAGAGGAGGACCCTGTCTGGCTTCAGTAGCACCTCACTGCTGCCCCACACTGGCTTCATCTACCACTGTGACGTTGTGCAGTCACTGCCACCT GACCTCAGGAGGAAAGCAGCTCGTCTGGTGGCTGCAAAATGCACCCTGGCTGCTCGAGTGGACAGTTTTCATGAGAGCTCAGATGGGAAG GTTGGCTACGATCTAAAAGAAGAGATAGAGAGGAAGTTTGATAAATGGCAGGAACCTCCACCAGTGAAACAGGTCAAACCACTTCCAGCACCGTTGGACggacagaggaagaagagaggaggaagaag GTATCGAAAAATGAAGGAGCGTCTCGGCCTGACTGAGATTAGAAAACACGCCAACAGGATGACTTTTGCAGAG ATTGAAGACGATGCGTATCAGGAGGATCTGGGCTTCAGTCTTGGTCAGCTGGGGAAGAGCGGCAGCGGACGTGTCAGGCAGGCTCAGGTCAATGAAGCCACCAAGGCCAGAATCTCCAAATCCCTTCAG AGGACTTTGCAAAAGCAAAGCATGACGTACGGAGGAAAATCAACAGTCAGAGATCGCTCCTCAGGAACCAGCTCCAGCGTAGCGTTCACTCCTCTACAG GGGCTGGAGATCGTGAACCCACAGGCTGCAGAGAAGAAGGTGGCTGAAGCCAACCAGAAGTATTTCTCTAATATGGCAGAGTTCCTCAAAGTCAAGAAAGAAGCTaagatgtga